The Candidatus Tanganyikabacteria bacterium sequence AGCTCTTGGCGACTGGCGCGAACTCTACCTCTTTCTGGCGACCTACCTGCCCGATGCCGTGGCACGCGGCGACGCCTGCATGCCCATCCTCGAGATCGACGGGAAGATCGCCGCGATTGACCTCCTGCTGCGCTCCGGCCCCTGCTGCTATGGCTTCCTGCGCGCCCTGGATCCCGAGTTCCGCCACCTTGGCGCCGGCATCGCCCTGACGACCTGGGCGCTCGAGAAGCTGGCCGGGGACGGCGTCCGGACCGTCGACTGCGGCGCGGGCCAGCACGACTGGAAGGCGCGGTTCGCCACGGGAGCACTGGCAACAGTCTGCGTCCAGGTGCCCGTCACACCCGCCGGGTTGCTCGCGCTCGACCGGGCGTGGCTGCGCCGCTACGCCTCGCACCGCCTCTCATGGGCGCGCCGGTTGCTCGCGCGGCCGGCCGCCTCCTAGCGCCAGAAGGAGGAACCAGCTTGCCGACCGCCGATCCTGCCCGGACCGTCGCCATTCCCGGACCCACCGGAGACCCCGTGGAAGTGGACGTCGTCTACGATCCCGCCACAGATCCCGCGGCGGGCGCGACCGATCCCCGGACCCTGGGCGCACTCCTGGAAGCCGAAGGGTTCGCCCTCGCCCGGGGGTTGCTGTCGCCCGCGCGTTGCGCCGAGTTGATCGCCGCGTTCCGGGCCGAGGTGAAGCCGGCGCGCGCGCCCTTCTACCGCCATGAAACCGATCATCCCGAAGCCCACGTCTTCACGGCCGACGGCTTCATGAAGCACCCGGTGCTCAATCCGCACGAACTCTGGTCGCGCCGCTACGGCCGCACCCGCCGCCTCTCGCAGGCATTGCTCGCTGACCTGGCGCTCCAGCGCCTCATGGAGGGGCTGTTCGGCGAACCGGGCAAGCTGATCCACTCGATGTACTTCGAGGGCAACCAGAAGACCTGGGCGCACCGGGACACGTACTACGTGGACTCGACCCGCCTGGGCGCCATGGTCGGCGTGTGGATCGCCCTGGAGGACATTCACCCCGGAGCCGGCCGGTTCTACGTCTACCCGCGCAGCCATCGATTGCCCGTCCCTGAGCTGGGAGACGGCTTCGCGGCGGATCCAAACGAGCCCGATTACAAGGCGCGGGTCCTCGGTGAGATCGCCCGGAGCGGCCTGAAATGCCACGCGCCGGCGTTGCGGGCCGGCGACGTGCTGCTGTTCGGTTCACGCACGATCCATGGCAGCCTGCCCAACCCCGAAAGCGGCAAGTCGCGCAACGCCCTGACCGGCCACTTCATTCCGGTCTCGCACGGCATCGTCTGGTTCCACCGGGACGTGCGCCCGGAGCGCTCGCGGGTGATCGACGGGCTCACGGTGCACTTCAACAAGGATCTCGACCTCCCTGCCAACCGCCTGGCACTCTACCGGGAAGCCCTCGCGACCGCCGCGCTGAAGCGGGCGCGGGCCCTCAAGGCTCGGCTGCAGGCCTGAAGGCGTCGGCGAAAGCCGCCATGGCGTCTCGCACGAAAACCGCCAGCCCGGGCCGGATCCGGTCGTAGGTCGCCGTGAAGCGCGCATCGTCCACGTACATCTGCCCCAGGTTGCGGAACGCCTCGGGCGAACAGTCCCAGAACCGGTTCACCCAGGCATGGTGGCGCGCCGCCACGGCCTGGACCTCGGGATCGGCTGGGTCCCGGCCCACCAGACCGGCAAAGCCGGTCCCGATCGCCTCCGCCTCCGCCTTGATCGCGTCGCGGTCCTGGGCGCTCAGCCTCTCCATGCGCCGGTAGGAGTCGGCGACGACGTCCTTCCCCCACCGCTGTTCGGCCTCGGCGCGATAGCGCGAATCGTCGAACCCCTCGAAGAGTTGCTCTGCCGACATCTCGGTTCCTCCTTCCATGGCCGCGATCGTGCGGTCCAGCGTGGCGATCAGCCCGATAATCCGGTCCTGGCGGGCCGCCAGTCGCTCCCTATGCTGGAGCAGCGCGGATCGCCGATCGTGCGCGGGAGCGTCCAGGATGGCGCGAATCCGTGCCAGGTCGCAGTCGAGTTCCCGCAGGATCAGGATCTCCTGCAGCCGTGCCAGGTCGGCCTGCCCGTAGAGGCGGTAGCCCGCCCCGCTCACCGCCGACGGCTTGAGCAGGCCGATCCGGTCGTAGTGGTGCAGGGTCCGGACGGTGACCCCCGCCAGGTCGGCGACGCGCTTCACGGTGTACGCCATGTCCCCACCGTAAAGGACGACGCTACGTCAGAGTCAAGACCTCGATCACGATGCTTGCCGCACGGCCGCGAGGAACTTGTCCCAGGTCGTGCGCTTCTCGAAGTGGCACTGCAGCCGCGCCTGGAACACCGGCGAATCCCATATCTTGCTCATCTCCCCCTTGCGGTCGGGCATGGCGATGCTGAGGCCGTTGGCCGCGGCGCCCTCGCGATCCCTGGTGTAAAGCAACGCCGCCTTGAGCGCGGCCTTGGCTTCCAGGGCCGCTTCCTTGACGGCCTTGCTCTCGACCTTGCGGTTGAGGAGGTTGCAAAACGTCCAAAGATCGCGGTTGAAACCCAGCCAGTCGGCGTACTGCAGGTGCGGCACGCCGTCGTAGGCCGCGAGGATCTCGGCCTTGTGGCGGGGCATCGCGGCAAGCAACTCGTTCGACAGGCGGCCCACGGCCCGGGCGACGTCGTTCATGCGGGTCAGGTCCACCACGCTGATCGTCGCGTAGCCCGAATTCGGGTTCTTCGCGTCGGCGAACTCCCCGAGATGGCGGCCGATGCGGCGCGCGTCGGG is a genomic window containing:
- a CDS encoding phytanoyl-CoA dioxygenase family protein codes for the protein MPTADPARTVAIPGPTGDPVEVDVVYDPATDPAAGATDPRTLGALLEAEGFALARGLLSPARCAELIAAFRAEVKPARAPFYRHETDHPEAHVFTADGFMKHPVLNPHELWSRRYGRTRRLSQALLADLALQRLMEGLFGEPGKLIHSMYFEGNQKTWAHRDTYYVDSTRLGAMVGVWIALEDIHPGAGRFYVYPRSHRLPVPELGDGFAADPNEPDYKARVLGEIARSGLKCHAPALRAGDVLLFGSRTIHGSLPNPESGKSRNALTGHFIPVSHGIVWFHRDVRPERSRVIDGLTVHFNKDLDLPANRLALYREALATAALKRARALKARLQA
- a CDS encoding MerR family transcriptional regulator, coding for MAYTVKRVADLAGVTVRTLHHYDRIGLLKPSAVSGAGYRLYGQADLARLQEILILRELDCDLARIRAILDAPAHDRRSALLQHRERLAARQDRIIGLIATLDRTIAAMEGGTEMSAEQLFEGFDDSRYRAEAEQRWGKDVVADSYRRMERLSAQDRDAIKAEAEAIGTGFAGLVGRDPADPEVQAVAARHHAWVNRFWDCSPEAFRNLGQMYVDDARFTATYDRIRPGLAVFVRDAMAAFADAFRPAAEP